From a single Apium graveolens cultivar Ventura chromosome 2, ASM990537v1, whole genome shotgun sequence genomic region:
- the LOC141705998 gene encoding uncharacterized protein LOC141705998 yields MSDESSEIVQTITKTNTHQPHVESYPVQITSIRLNGDNFVRWSQSVRMYIRGRGKIGYLTGETKKPASTDLTYSTWDAENSMVMTWLVNSMDEDISSNYMCYSTAKDLWDNVTEMYSDLKNQSQIYELTLKLGELRQREDTVTRKTVEAYRIYKFLAGLNVEFEEVRARIIGRTPLPSISEVFAEVRREESRRHVMLGKNIISQAENSALASVDITAHKAVVHKKRTEEKPRIWCDFCNKPRHTRETCWKIHGKPPNWKSSKSGDQNNRFPTANEAETSPFNKEQISHLLILNC; encoded by the coding sequence ATGTCTGATGAATCATCTGAAATTGTTCAAACTATCACAAAAACCAACACTCATCAACCCCATGTTGAGTCCTACCCTGTTCAAATCACTTCTATCCGATTAAATGGAGACAACTTTGTACGCTGGTCACAGTCGGTTCGGATGTACATCAGGGGGAGAGGCAAAATTGGGTATTTGACTGGAGAAACAAAAAAACCAGCATCTACAGATCTGACTTATTCAACCTGGGATGCTGAAAATTCAATGGTGATGACTTGGCTTGTAAATTCAATGGATGAAGATATTAGTTCTAACTACATGTGCTACTCCACGGCAAAAGACCTTTGGGATAATGTGACTGAGATGTACTCTGACTTGAAGAATCAATCCCAAATTTATGAATTAACTTTGAAGCTTGGTGAACTTCGACAAAGGGAAGATACCGTAACCAGGAAAACCGTGGAAGCATATCGTATTTACAAATTCCTTGCAGGTCTTAATGTTGAATTTGAGGAGGTTAGAGCTCGGATCATTGGCCGGACTCCTCTTCCCTCAATCAGTGAAGTGTTTGCAGAGGTACGAAGGGAAGAAAGTCGTCGTCATGTAATGCTtggaaaaaatattatttcacaAGCTGAAAATTCTGCCCTTGCTAGTGTTGATATTACAGCTCACAAGGCTGTTGTACATAAAAAAAGGACTGAAGAAAAGCCACGAATTTGGTGTGATTTCTGCAACAAACCACGCCACACTCGTGAAACCTGCTGGAAAATTCATGGAAAACCACCAAACTGGAAAAGTAGTAAATCTGGTGACCAAAATAACCGCTTTCCAACAGCAAATGAAGCAGAGACAAGTCCCTTTAACAAGGAGCAGATTAGTCATCTTCTTATCTTAAACTGCTGA